A single genomic interval of Stieleria maiorica harbors:
- a CDS encoding MotA/TolQ/ExbB proton channel family protein gives MDESPVSNDRLVWMRRDIERRFGFSGARYTRVGSLLPAMIAAAMTVALFGSLVAIGSNPIVDMFIRRGWTPPVIVFFTFWSLLILWFKRAKLRLQHKALGLVVMPDQVDFVLSVDRVTDVLHRLYQVCDDPKRFVLLHRIEVGLSNARNLSRVVDLGEILRTQSEHDESVMETSFNLIRGLVWAIPILGFIGTVSGLSTAIGGFGRVLSQTEDPSKLIGALQGVTGGLATAFETTLLALMAALLVQMAMTFQKKQEEEFLDECTEYCQREVLSRIAHSDSDASVKRVAAGADTDATDSKQKTEAEFAAVEVIQEGEVDDDAVVIDDPIVLE, from the coding sequence GTGGATGAATCGCCGGTCAGCAACGATCGACTCGTCTGGATGCGTCGCGATATCGAACGTCGCTTCGGGTTCTCGGGCGCACGCTACACGCGTGTGGGAAGTCTGCTGCCCGCGATGATCGCGGCGGCGATGACCGTGGCGCTGTTCGGCTCCCTGGTCGCGATCGGATCCAACCCGATCGTGGACATGTTCATTCGTCGCGGTTGGACGCCGCCGGTGATCGTCTTCTTTACCTTTTGGTCGCTTCTGATTCTGTGGTTCAAACGCGCTAAACTGCGTTTGCAACACAAGGCACTCGGGCTGGTCGTGATGCCCGACCAAGTTGATTTCGTGTTGTCGGTCGACCGGGTAACCGATGTGCTGCATCGTTTGTACCAGGTCTGTGACGATCCCAAGCGATTCGTCTTGCTGCATCGCATCGAAGTCGGATTGTCCAACGCGAGGAATCTGAGCCGCGTGGTCGACTTGGGCGAGATCCTGCGGACCCAATCCGAACACGACGAATCGGTGATGGAAACCAGCTTCAATCTGATCCGCGGATTGGTGTGGGCGATCCCGATCCTGGGATTCATCGGAACCGTTTCGGGGCTGTCGACCGCGATCGGCGGATTCGGCCGTGTGCTCAGTCAGACCGAAGACCCGTCAAAACTGATCGGTGCGTTGCAGGGGGTGACCGGTGGACTTGCGACCGCATTCGAAACAACACTTTTAGCACTGATGGCCGCATTGCTGGTTCAAATGGCCATGACGTTTCAAAAGAAGCAAGAAGAAGAGTTTCTCGATGAATGCACCGAGTATTGCCAGCGTGAAGTGCTCAGCCGGATCGCGCACTCCGATTCCGATGCGAGCGTCAAACGCGTTGCGGCTGGTGCGGATACCGACGCAACCGATTCGAAACAGAAGACGGAAGCGGAGTTTGCGGCGGTGGAAGTGATCCAGGAAGGCGAAGTGGACGACGATGCGGTCGTCATCGATGACCCGATTGTGTTGGAGTGA
- a CDS encoding cell envelope integrity protein TolA, with the protein MSRRRTNSNDDDSLELLLDTVSNVFGGVMFLTLLAALLIIARGTAPAEPEDQPDQRPQPVSTVLVDAKVRQTVAAIQAQKTIMRRLDPRGDVMDKADRLESLRQTLSLARRHAGRTDHQRQAQQRALEDQLADQSELERQIAEAKQRIAEQAASVSAVRSQSERSVEFRPLNRSMTEEAVVLLRYGRWYLLQNAPDEGVNREDFFVLQHSRSLTRVTPKPHRGSAVDEDSLSELATRLQAEFQPGRFHVLIAVWDDSFSEFNPVKDAVKTAGYTYRTLPCDSSTRLSNQYAAEAYVQ; encoded by the coding sequence GTGAGCCGGCGACGAACAAACAGCAACGACGACGATTCGCTGGAGTTATTGCTGGACACGGTGTCAAACGTTTTCGGCGGCGTGATGTTTCTGACGTTGTTGGCCGCGTTGTTGATCATCGCCCGCGGCACCGCGCCGGCCGAACCGGAAGACCAGCCCGATCAGCGGCCTCAACCGGTCAGCACGGTGCTGGTCGATGCCAAGGTTCGCCAAACGGTCGCGGCGATCCAGGCCCAGAAGACGATCATGCGCAGGCTGGATCCCCGAGGCGACGTGATGGACAAGGCTGATCGACTGGAATCGCTCCGGCAGACACTTTCGCTGGCGCGGCGACACGCCGGCCGCACCGATCATCAACGGCAAGCCCAGCAGAGAGCACTGGAAGATCAATTGGCCGATCAATCGGAGCTTGAACGGCAAATCGCCGAGGCGAAGCAACGGATCGCCGAACAGGCGGCAAGCGTCAGCGCCGTTCGATCGCAGTCGGAACGATCGGTGGAGTTTCGTCCCTTGAATCGAAGCATGACGGAGGAAGCGGTGGTGCTGCTGCGTTATGGACGCTGGTACCTGCTGCAAAACGCCCCCGACGAAGGAGTCAACCGCGAGGATTTTTTTGTGCTCCAACACAGCCGTTCGCTGACACGTGTGACGCCCAAACCACACCGCGGATCAGCGGTCGATGAGGATTCGCTGTCGGAATTGGCGACGCGTTTGCAGGCCGAATTCCAACCCGGTCGCTTCCATGTTTTGATCGCCGTGTGGGACGATTCGTTCTCCGAATTCAATCCCGTCAAAGACGCGGTCAAGACAGCCGGGTACACCTACCGCACACTCCCCTGCGACAGCAGCACCCGGCTGAGCAATCAGTACGCCGCCGAGGCCTACGTGCAATGA
- a CDS encoding helix-turn-helix transcriptional regulator, whose translation MSDVILDGINVTICDWRGHLIWRSDDKPSWKPGDMVWKHLVSESMQHAKQAFARVVALGEAATLELENKRGQHSRVWLWPLERPEIAVCMLSVMIPKELKTLTDREREIMGLLALGCPTREIAEKLDVSASTVHTHLRRARQKLSLPSVESLTGFAARYCHPGAAPTQAISF comes from the coding sequence ATGTCTGATGTGATTCTGGACGGGATAAATGTCACGATCTGCGACTGGCGCGGCCATCTGATTTGGCGGAGCGATGACAAACCGTCGTGGAAACCCGGCGACATGGTTTGGAAGCACTTGGTCAGCGAGTCGATGCAACATGCCAAACAAGCCTTTGCCAGAGTCGTTGCGCTTGGCGAAGCGGCTACGCTGGAACTGGAGAATAAACGCGGCCAACACTCCCGCGTCTGGCTCTGGCCACTGGAGCGGCCGGAGATTGCCGTCTGCATGCTCTCGGTCATGATCCCCAAAGAACTGAAAACGCTGACCGACCGGGAACGCGAGATCATGGGGTTGTTGGCGTTGGGATGTCCGACACGCGAAATCGCCGAAAAGCTGGACGTCAGCGCGAGCACGGTGCACACCCACTTGCGAAGAGCACGACAGAAACTGTCGCTGCCGAGTGTCGAATCGCTCACCGGTTTCGCCGCCCGATACTGTCACCCGGGTGCCGCCCCGACCCAGGCCATCTCATTTTGA
- a CDS encoding universal stress protein gives MKVLLATDCSQQAAAAAGYLQSLKFTAPISLTIITALGDPYGSSPESTQHWFPELLRQERARAETHQAELATQLRDRCTRIDTICRPGHPVKIVLGEAADLDCDLIVIGARGHSFLGRLLIGSVSDSIATHAKCSVLVVRPPKDDEDKRDRDPDRANHILVGYDSSNASREAVEEIASLDWDPETEVELLSVAPIYDYLLGNGLSTAAIANEEEIFKEMKQGGDEMKHRIEAVLPKTQSVIMHDQRVGDAIADLAEKSGSDLVVVGDSGHSLLDDFLLGSTTKYVLRHAPCSVWISRHHRTSSDEGTAETNANDASK, from the coding sequence CAATCGCTGAAATTCACCGCGCCGATCAGTTTGACGATCATCACCGCGCTCGGTGATCCCTATGGTTCCAGCCCCGAGTCGACGCAGCACTGGTTTCCCGAATTGCTCCGCCAGGAACGTGCCCGTGCCGAAACGCACCAGGCAGAATTGGCCACGCAGTTGCGGGATCGCTGCACCCGAATCGACACGATTTGCCGTCCGGGGCATCCCGTCAAGATCGTCTTGGGCGAAGCCGCCGATCTGGATTGTGATCTGATCGTGATCGGCGCCCGAGGTCACTCCTTCCTGGGACGCTTGTTGATCGGCAGCGTTAGCGACAGCATTGCCACGCATGCCAAGTGCTCTGTGCTGGTGGTTCGCCCGCCCAAGGATGACGAAGACAAACGCGATCGAGATCCGGATCGGGCCAATCACATCCTGGTCGGCTATGACAGTTCGAATGCGTCTCGCGAAGCGGTCGAAGAGATAGCGTCACTCGACTGGGATCCCGAGACAGAGGTCGAATTGCTGAGTGTCGCACCGATCTATGACTACCTGCTCGGCAATGGACTTTCGACAGCCGCGATTGCCAATGAAGAAGAGATCTTTAAGGAGATGAAGCAGGGCGGGGATGAGATGAAGCACCGCATCGAAGCAGTGTTGCCCAAGACCCAATCGGTCATCATGCATGACCAGAGGGTCGGTGATGCGATCGCGGATCTGGCCGAAAAGAGCGGTTCAGACCTGGTCGTCGTCGGTGATTCCGGACACAGTTTGCTGGACGACTTTCTGCTCGGCAGCACGACGAAGTATGTATTGCGTCACGCCCCCTGCAGCGTTTGGATTTCCCGGCATCACCGAACCTCCAGCGATGAGGGAACGGCAGAGACAAACGCCAATGACGCGTCAAAATGA